Genomic segment of Benincasa hispida cultivar B227 chromosome 1, ASM972705v1, whole genome shotgun sequence:
CAATCAAATACAGCCCATAATGGAACAAATTGACTCTTTGATTGAAACTCcaaaaaccattgtatctgaaactAAGAGAACAAATAACCATGTGATGAGGACAACTATTACGAGATAATCCAAGGGAGAGAGCCAGCTTCATCTTCAACAAAACTGATAATATAGCCAACGACCCCTAAAACCAAAGCCATAAGAGGAGATCAAAATGACTAGTGCAATTGGAGAACCACAACGTCTTAAAACAACCGTAACCAATTAGATAGAGGAAACCAAGAACTTGGAGAGGGGACGACCAAGAAGCCAGAAAAGTCCATCCTTCAACTTTGACAACTTGGTAACAAAGCcaccttaaaatttgaaagaaagctgaaAAATCATTCCTTCTTTAACTACAAAGAGACAAACTTGATGTAGTTTATGCAAACAAAAGCTCCAAAGAAAAACTCCTTGATATTCCTGTTCTCAAGTCCAAACGGAGAGACAACTGCACTACCAAGATACACTAGCCCATGCAAAGGCTAACCCAATAATCAGGCCACAAAATTCTGAAGAGGAATGCCTCTCCAGAACGTCCCCAAGCTTCCACACTAATCCAATTGATGGTGAGGGGGACTGCCTTGGGTAACTTATCCTGTAGTTTCCACAGTGGCATCAGCTATTATTTACAAATTTGAGACTGGTTGTTGCTGATTATATTGGTGATGTGCACATATGTTCTCAAGGCCATGTATGTTACCTTGAGAACGTAACCCATGGGCCTACCGCCAAATCCATAATCAACAAATGCGATCCGCAATATTGCGGAACTTTGATCTACTTATCTTTGTCAGAAACCCTTCTATAGCATATCTCAACTACAACTACATATTCACAAATAATCAAGAtggttttttaattattatcatTCTCCTAAAATGATTGTAGATTTACTCCAGAAGCTTTGAGTTGGTTGTTCATCAAGGGATTGCTAGGTTGGTTTATGCAAGTCATGCTGCTTAAAGTAACGCTATTATCATTGGGAAGTGGGGAGGCACCATTTCTCGATATTGTTGCATATGCTGGATACGCGTTTACCGGACTCTGTCTGGCTGCTATCGGAAGAATATCGTTGAAATACTCTTACTATTTTCTGATGCCATGGACGGCCTTATGCATGGGAATATTCTTGGTGAAAACGATGAAGAGAGTACTATTTGCAGAGGTGAGGAGTTATGATTCAAGCAGGCATCACTATCTATTACTCTTTATTGCTTTGGCTCAGTTCCCACTTTTCACTTGGCTTGGCAATGTAAGTGTCAATTGGCTTATATAAGTGCAGTGTTCTTGTACCTCTTTTTTTATTAGAAGCATGTCCTTAGCCACTTAGCCTTATGAGAAGAGATCAACAAATAACTGCTTCTGTCTAGTTTTACCATTGTAAAAGTTCTTTGTATTGGTTTCTTCTACTGTTCATCAGAGTTTCAGTATATTTCTTTTGACATCCCTGAAGAATTATGTACTGGCCCCAAAAGAAACATAGGAGTAACATGGAGCGCTTTCTTGTATTCCATACTGCTTATGATAAGCAAGTGTCATGGCTTCTTGCTGGGTGGTTTGAAATTAACCTGGTTAAATTACAACTTTAGCTTatgaactttgaaatttgtgTCTATTTAGTTCAATGTCTTATAGatcattaaacttttaattttatatctaataaagcTGTAACAAATttgcaattttaaaaaattaattgatatattagatatagatttaaatgatgtataatagaactctaaatttttaattttacctTTAGTGGAACCGTTGCCGTTggatttgaaaaattcaaaagcTCAAGCATTCAATTTCTACTCTTGAAAGTTTGGGGATGGGGATTGAATAGGCGGTCTATGGATCTCCATTTTCGAATATTGAAAATCAAGATTTTTTTGggacaaatttgaaaatttagtaTGATATccatatatatagatatagttTGAATAGTCTTTTAAATAGGTTTTCAAAAATAATGATCTACATTCCGAAGCTACTTTAAAAAGTT
This window contains:
- the LOC120084495 gene encoding protein YIF1B-A-like isoform X2; the protein is MYNNVEAQSAAPKPPSSSQPKPFGNAFYGAGSGLIRGGLGAYGEKIFGSSSEYVQSNGHWTRITDPIGGRLSYKPPIYDINAPDLYIPFMAFGTYVVLAGFSLGLQGKFTPEALSWLFIKGLLGWFMQVMLLKVTLLSLGSGEAPFLDIVAYAGYAFTGLCLAAIGRISLKYSYYFLMPWTALCMGIFLVKTMKRVLFAEVRSYDSSRHHYLLLFIALAQFPLFTWLGNVSVNWLI